GAGAGGAAGTGGGTGTCGGCGTCACGACTGCACCCCGAGCCAGAAGCCGAGTGCGGCGTTGGTCTCGTCCTGCTCCGGGGCATCCTTGCCGGCCAGGTCGGAGAGCGTCCAGGCCACGCGTACGACCCGGTCGAGACCGCGGGCGGTGAGGGCGCCCGAGTCCAGGCAGGACGTCATGGGCTTCATGGCCTCGCTGGACGGACGGTAGTCGGAATGGAGGAGGGCCGAGGGGATCTCGGCGTTCGTACGCCAAGGGGTGCCGGCCAGCCGTTCGGCGGCTCGTTCGCGGGCCACGAACACGCGTTCGCCCACCGTCTTGCTCGTCTCCACGAACTGACGGTCGGCCAGGAGCTCGCGTCTGGACGAGCGGGCCACGGTGACCTTCATGTCGATGCGGTCGAGCAGCGGGCCGGAGAGCCTGCCCAGGTAGCGGCGCCTGATCGTGGGCGTGCACTTGCAGCTCTCGCCCTGGTCCTCCGACTGGGCGCAGGGGCAGGGATTGGCCGCCAGCACCAGCATGAACCTCGCCGGGAACGTGACCGAGCCCGCCGATCTGGAGACCGTCACGCGACCGGACTCCAGCGGCTGCCGCAGCGCGTCGAGCACATGGCGGGGGAACTCGGGGCCCTCGTCCAGGAAGAGCACGCCCCTGTGGGCGAGGGAGACCGCCCCAGGGCGCACGGTGGCGCTGCCGCCGCCGATGATCGCGGCCGACGTCGCCGTGTGGTGCGGGGCGACGAACGGGGGTCTGCTCATCATGGGGGCGTTAGGCGGCAGGACGCCCGCGACCGAGTGGATGGCCGTGACCTCCAGGGCATGGTCGAGCTCCAGGTCCGGCAGGAGGGTGGGCAGGCGCTCGGCCAGCATGGTCTTGCCGGTGCCCGGCGGGCCGAGCATCCACAGGTTGTGACCGCCTGCCGCGCACACCTCAAGGGCCCGGCGGGCGACCGGCTGCCCGACCACGTCCGCCAGGTCCACCGCCGGCTCGGTGGCGGGTCTGAGCGGCTCCGCGCACTCCTCGGCTCGCGACTCCGGGGCTTCCTCTCCCTTGCGCAGCCACTCCACGAGCTGACGCAGGTGGGACACCGGGACCACCTTGACGTTGGGCACCAGGCCGGCCTCGGCTGAGTTTCCGGAGGGGACGACGACCGTGACGTCCCCGTGCTCGGCCGCGCCGAGGATGGAGGGCAGCACGCCACGTACGGGCCGTATGCGGCCGTCGAGTCCGAGCTCGCCCAGGAAGAACGGCTCCGCGATGCGTTCGGCGGGAATCACTCCGGCGGCGCTCAGGATGGCCACGGCCACGGCCAGATCGAACTGCGAGCCTCGCTTGGGCAGGCTGGCCGGGAAGAGGCTGACGATGATGCGGGCGTCGGGCCAGGGGTAACTGCTGTTGACCGTGGCGGATCTGACCCGGTCGCGGGCCTCGCTGAGCGCCGTGTCGGGCAGGCCGATGAGGTGGATGCCTGCCAGGCCGTTGCCCACGTCGGCCTCGACCTCGACGATGCGGCCCGTGACTCCGATGACGGCTACGCTGCGGGTGCGGGCCACGGCCATCTAGATCGCCCCCCGTACGTGATTGAGGGCGAAGTCACCGGCGAAGCGCTCGAGGGCGATCACATCCACCCGCACGGCGGCGAACGTGCGCGACTGCGTGGCCAGCCAGGCGGCGGAGAGCATGCGCAGCCGGGCCAGCTTGGCCCGGCTCACGGACTCCAGGGCTGTGCCGTGGGATCTGCCTGATCGGGTTTTGACCTCGACGACGACCAGGTCGGGGCCGTCTTCGGCGATGATGTCGATCTCGCCGTGGCGGCAGCGCCAGTTACGGCCGATTATCTTCATCCCCTCGGCCTCCAGGTAGGTCACGGCTACCTGTTCGCCCTGTTTGCCGAGGTCCTGCTTCGCGGCCATGTGCCACCTCCGTCGGGTCCGCTCCTGGTCAGGCACTGACCTTCGCGGATGAGGGGTGGCGGAGAAGGGGCCGAACGGCGTTCTGGGGATGAAGGGTGGGGGTTACCACCCGGTTGTGGATATGCCCTGCCAGGACAGGACCTCCAGGCCGGCCGGTGCGGGCCGGCCTGGAGGTCATGATCACACGAGGTCGAACCGGTCCAGGTTCATGACCTTGACCCACGCCGCGACGAAGTCGTTCACGAACTTCTCCTTCGCGTCGTCGCTCGCGTAGACCTCAGCGAGCGCGCGCAGCTCGGAGTTCGACCCGAAGACCAGGTCGGCCCGGCTGCCGGTCCACTTGACCTCGCCCGTGGCGGCGTCGCGGCCCTCGAACGTGTTCGCGTCCTCGGACGTCGACTTCCACGTCGTGCCCAGGTCGAGCAGGTTGACGAAGAAGTCGTTGGTCAGGGCCCCGGGGGTCGTGGTGAAGACGCCGACCGGCGACTGCTGGTAGTTCGCGCCCAGGACGCGGAGCCCACCGACGAGGGCGGTCATCTCGGGGGCGCTCAGGGTCAGCAGGTTCGCCCGGTCGAGCAGCAGGTACTCGGCCGGCAGGCGGTTGCCCTTGCCGAGGTAGTTGCGGAACCCGTCGGCGGCCGGCTCGAGAGCGGCGAACGACTCCACGTCGGTCTCCTCCTGCGAGGCGTCCACGCGGCCCGGCGTGAAGGGCACCTGGACGTCGAAACCGGCGTCCTTGGCGGCCTTCTCGACGGCCGCGCCGCCGGCGAGGACGATCACGTCGGCGAGCGAGACCTGCCTGCCGCCCGTCTGGGCGCCGTTGAAGGCCTTCTGGATCCCCTCCAGGGTGCCCAGCACCGTCGCCAGCCGGTCGGGATCGTTGACCTCCCACCCGCTCTGCGGCTGGAGGCGGATGCGGGCGCCGTTGGCGCCGCCGCGCTTGTCGCTGCCGCGGAAGGACGAGGCCGACGCCCACGCGGTGGACACGAGCTCGGACACCGACAGGCCCGAGGCGAGGATCTGGCTCTTGAGCGAGGCGATGTCCTCGGCGTCGACGAGCTCGTGCGTCACCGCGGGGAGGGGGTCCTGCCACAGCAGCGTCTCGGCCGGGACCTCCGGGCCGAGGTAGCGCGCGACCGGGCCCATGTCGCGGTGGGTCAGCTTGAACCACGCGCGGGCGAAGGCGTCCGCGAACTCGTCGGGGTTCTCGAGGAAGCGCCGCGAGATCTGCTCGTAGACCGGGTCGAACCGGAGCGAGAGGTCGGTCGTCAGCATCGTCGGAGCGTGGCTCTTCGACGGGTCGTGCGCGTCGGGGACGGTGCCGGCCCCGGCGCCGTCCTTCGGCCGCCACTGGTGCGCGCCCGCGGGGCTCTTGAACAGCTCCCACTCGTAGCCGAACAGGATCTCGAAGAAGCTGTTGTCCCAGGTGATCGGGGTGTTCGTCCAGATGCCCTCGAGACCGCTGGTGATCGTGTCGGCGCCCTTGCCGGTGCCGAACGAGTTCCGCCAGCCGAAGCCCTGCTCCTCGATCGAGGCGGCCTCGGGGTCGGGGCCGACGTGGTCGGCCGGGCCCGCACCGTGGGTCTTGCCGAACGTGTGACCGCCCGCGATCAGGGCGACCGTCTCCTCGTCGTTCATCGCCATCCGGCGGAACGTCTCACGGATGTCACGGGCCGCGGCCAGCGGGTCCGGGTTGCCGTTGGGGCCCTCTGGGTTGACGTAGATGAGGCCCATCTGGACCGCGCCCAGAGGGCTCTCCAGCTCCCTGTCGCCGGTGTAGCGCTCGTCACCGAGCCAGGTGGTCTCGGGGCCCCAGTAGACGTCCTCGTCGGGCTCCCAGACGTCCGCACGGCCGCCGGCGAAGCCGAAGGTCTTGAAGCCCATCGACTCCAGGGCGACGTTGCCGGCCAGGATCATGAGGTCGGCCCACGAGAGCTTCTGGCCGTACTTCTTCTTGACCGGCCAGAGCAGCCGGCGGGCCTTGTCGAGGTTCCCGTTGTCCGGCCAGCTGTTGAGGGGCGCGAAGCGCTGCTGGCCGGCCCCGGCGCCGCCACGGCCGTCGCTGATCCGGTACGTGCCCGCGCTGTGCCACGCCATCCGGATGATGAACGGGCCGTAGTGCCCGAAGTCGGCCGGCCACCAGTCCTGCGAGGTCGTCAGCACCTCCGCGATGTCCCGCTTCACGGCCGGCAGGTCGAGGCCCTTGAACGCCTCCGCGTAGTCGAACTCCGCACCGAGGGGGTTGGCCACGGCGGGGTTCTTGGCGAGGATCTTCAGGTTGAGCCGCTCCGGCCACCACTGGCGGTTTCCACCGCCCTGAGTCGGGTGCGGGGCGCGCACGTGCGCGACCGGGCAACCGTCTCCGCCCTCCGTCTTCGCGTCTGTGACGATTGCGTCATGGTTTTCGGACATGGGAATCCCTCCGGCTATGCGGACACGAGCGCTCAGGAACTGAGGGCAGCGGAACAGTCGGGGCACAGGCCCCAGTAGATGACCTCGGCCTCGTCGATGGTGAAGCCGTGGTCGTTCGACGCGGTCAGGCAGGGCGCGTGGCCGACCGCGCAGTCGACGTCAGCGACGACGCCGCACGACCGGCACACGACGTGATGGTGGTTGTCCCCGACGCGTCCCTCGAACCGGGCCGGGCTGCCGGACGGTTCGATGCGGCGTACGAGCCCCGCCGCGGTGAGCGCGTGAAGGGCCTCGTACACGGCTTGAAGTGAGACGTGGCCTACGCGTTCGCGCACCCCGGAGGCGATCGCCTCGACATCGAGGTGGTCACCGTCCCGGACGGTCTCGAGCAGCGCGACGCGGGCGGCCGTCACCCGCAGGCCCGCTCCGCGCAGCTCCTCGGCGATGTTCGGAGAGCTGGGCGCGGTCATGACGCCGTACCTGACTTCATAAACGCGAATCATACAAGGGATTGAATGGTTCAAGTCTAGCGCCGCGCCGGGGTCCGGCCGTGGACGTGGCAGCGCCACGCCAGTAGGTGACCGTCCCTGTACGCAAAGCGACGGCAGCAGGACATGGCAGCGCAGGGGCCAGCATCAACAGGGCGAGCCCCAGGGCGAAAGTTCTGGGAGGCCGGAGCAGTCAGCCCGAGAAGCCCTCCTTGGGCATCTCCAGGTCCGCCTTGGCCAATTCCTCCACGTTCACGTCCTTGAACGTGACCACCCGCACGTTCTTGACGAATCGCGCCGGTCGATACATGTCCCACACCCAGGCGTCCTGCATCTTCACGTCGAAGAAGACATCGCCGTTCTCCGCGGTGCGGACGTCGAGATCGACCGAGTTGGTCAGGTAGAACCGCCGCTCAGTCTCCACCACGTATGTGAACAAACCGACGACATCCCGGTATTCGCGGTAAAGCTGCAGCTCCATCTCGGTTTCGTACTTTTCGAGATCCTCTGCGCTCATCGCGGTCCTCCTGTCGTACCGGTCCCCCGGTTTGCCTGGTCAGGCAACCCCGGCCCCCATTTCATTTTCACCCATCCCCCTCGCCACCGTGACGAAGGAGTAACGGTGATCAGGACACGGACCGTGCGTTTCCAGCGCCAGCCGGTGTCCTGGTGTGACATACCCCTTGTGCTCCGCGAAGCCGTACTGCGGGTAACGCTCGTCGAGCGTGACCATGAGGCGGTCTCGGGTCACCTTGGCCACGATCGACGCGGCCGCCACGCACGCGGCCACCTGATCCCCCTTCCACACGGCCAGCGACGGCGCCGGCAGCCCGGGCACCGGGAAGCCGTCCGTCAAGATGTACTCCGGATCACAGGGCAACTGCGCGACAGCGCGCCGCATTCCTGAAACGTTGCATTTGTGCAGACCTTTAGCGTCGATCTCCCCCGGCGAGATGATCACTATGCCGATGTGGGAGACGCGCAGAATCTGGTCGTAGAGGCGTTCGCGCACCGCCGGGCTCAGCAGCTTCGAGTCGCCGAGGCCGTCGATCTGCCTGCGCAGGATCACGGCCGCGACGACGAGCGGCCCCGCGCAGGCGCCGCGGCCGGCCTCGTCGACGCCCGCGATGGGGGTGAGGCCGCGGCGGGCGAGTGCCCGCTCATAGGCATAGAGCCCGGAATCGCGCCGGACGACACTCGGCCGAGGACGGAACGCAACTGTCATGACAGAGGCAGCGTACGCCCCATACGCCGCGAACCGCGACCGGAAGCGACCGCTACTTGACCTTGTCGAAGGTGTCAGGACGGGAGAAGAGATAGCCCCGCGACAGCGGCCAGTAACGCACCACGGCCTTGCCGATCACGTCGTTCTCCGAGATGAACCCGCCTCCGGGCTCGTCCATGTGGGCCCGCGAGTCGGCCGAGGCGCTGCGGTGGTCACCCATGAGCCAGAGCTTGCCCGCAGGCACCGTGACGTTGAACTTATCGCCGGAAGCGTAATCATTGGGGAAGAGGTAGGACTGCTCGTCCAGCGGGGTGCCGTTGACGGTGATGCGCTTCTTGGAGTCGCAGCACACCACCTTGTCGCCGCCGATGCCGATAACCCGCTTGATGGTGTCCTCGCCGGTGGTCCAGCCCTTGAACACCACGATGTCGCCGCGCTCGGGCTTGCCCGAGAGCTTGTTGACGAAGACCCGGTCGTTGATCAGCAGAGTGTTCTCCATCGACTCCGACGGAATGTAGAAAGAGCCGACCACGAACGCCTGCAGCAGCAGCGCGATGCCCACTCCGAGGACCAGCAGCAGGACGGTCTCGCGGAAACCACCCTTCTTCTTCTCTTTCCCCACACCCTCCGCCTTCTTGGTGACGGCCATCAACGCCTCCTCCTGCCCAACCAGCGGCGACGAACCAAGATCAAGGGTACGGCGAACGCGAACCCGGCGAGCATCGGCACGGAGTCACCGAGCGCCTGAAGCGCCGGTTGCGCGAACGTGGCGGGAATGTCGATCGAGGTCGCCCGGTTGAACGGCCAGACGATCACGAAGGCGCGCCCGACGACCTGACTCACGGGGATGGAGCCGCCACCGGCGTCACCGGTGTGGGAGCGGGAGTCGAGCGAGACCGACCGGTGGTCGCCCATCACCCACAGCCGCTCGTCCGGCACCTTGATGTCGAAGAACCTGTCGGACGGCACATTGCCCGGATAGAGATAGCTCTCCTCGTCGATGGGCGTGCCGTTGACCGTGATGCGTCCCTTGGAGTCGCAGCACTTGACGTGGTCGCCCCCGACGCCGATGACCCGCTTGATGTAGTCCTTCTCGCCGGGCACGAGGCCGAACGCCGTGCCGACCCACCGGAAGAACCCCGCGACCGGGTTGGACGGCTCCTCCATCTGGAACTCGCCGTCCCAGGAGTCGACGCCCGAGAACACCACCACGTCGCCGCGCTCGATGTCACGGGTGTGGTAGACCAGCTTGTTGACCAGGACCCTGTCGTTTTTCAGCAGGGTGTTCTCCATCGACTCCGATGGAATGTAGAAGGCCTGGACCACAAACGTCTTGATGATCAGGGCCAGCACCAGCGCGACAACGACAAGAACGGGAAGTTCTTTCCAGAACGACCCCTTCTTCTCATTTTTCCCATCTTTTGCCGGCTTCTGAGTCTCTTCGGCGACCACGTCCACCTCGTCCTCGACAGGGCGGCGCGCAGCGCCGTGCTCCTGGCTCTCGCTAGTCATCGCTGACGAGCCTAGATGATGCGTCGGCTCGACAAGCCCGGACCGACGTTACACCCATGCACGAGTCGCTCCGCATAAAGGAAACGGCCTGCAAAGCCGAATGGCCCGCGCGAAGGCGCGGGCCACCGAGAAAGACCAGGTTACTTCGCGGGCGTGGTCTCGCGCTTCTCGCGGATGCGGGCGGCCTTGCCGCGCAGGTCACGCATGTAGTAGAGCTTGGCGCGACGCACGTCGCCGCGGGTCACGAGCGCGATCTTCTCGATGACCGGGCTGTGCACGGGGAAGGTGCGCTCGACGCCGACGCCGTAGCTGACCTTGCGGACCGTGAAGGTCTCGCGGGCGCCGCTGCCCTGCCTGCGCAGCACGAAGCCCTTGAAGACCTGGATACGGGAGCGGTTTCCTTCGACGACTCGTACGTGGACCTCGAGCGTGTCACCGGGGCGGAAATCCGGCACGTCGCTGCGCAGGGTCGCCTTCTCGAGCTCCTGGATCTTCGTGTGCATGAGAGCTGTCCTCAAGTCCTCGTGAGCACGCGGAGGTCCACCCGGCCGTGGCTCGCGGCGGACGCGCTTGCTGATCTGGTGTGCCCGGGACGTTTCCCGGGCATGACGAACCAACCACATGAGGTTGGTAGCGATTCAGTTTGCCATATCTTCGCGCCCGACGCGAAACGAGAGCTCCTCCAGGAGCTTCCTGTCGTGCTTGTCGAGCGTCTCGGGGTCGAGCGCCGCCGCCAGCTCCGGCCTGTTCAGCACGGTACGGCGCAGCGCCTGATCCCGCCGCCATCTGGCGACTTTCCCGTGGTGCCCGGACAGCAGCACATCGGGCACCTCATGCCCCCGCCAGACGGGCGGCTTGGTGTAGACGGGTCCTTCGACCAGATTCCTCATGGAACCGGGCGCGAACGAGTCGTCCACGACCGACTGGGCGTTGCCGAGCACGCCGGGAAGCAGCCTTCCGACGGCCTCGACCATGACCAGCACCGCCACCTCGCCCCCGGCCAGCACGTAGTCGCCGATGCTGACCTCGTCCACGCGCAGCCGCGAGCCGTACTCGGCCATGACCCGCGAGTCGATGCCCTCGTACCGCCCGCACGCGAACAGCAGCCACGGCTCCCCCGCCAGCTCCTGCGCCAGCTCCTGCGTGAACGGCCGCCCGCTCGGCGTCGGCACGATCAGCCGCGGCGCGCCGTCGCCGATCACGTCGTCGACGGCCTCGCCCCACACCTCGGGCTTCATGACCATGCCGGGCCCCCCGCCGTAGGGGGTGTCGTCCACGGTCTTGTGCACGTCGTGGGCCCAGTCCCGGAGCTGGTGCACGCGTACGTCGAGCGTGCCGCGCTCTCGGGCCTTGCCGATCAGCGAGACGTCGAGCGGCGCGAAGTACTCGGGGAAGATCGTGATGATGTCGAGCCGCATCAGAGCAGGCCCTCTGGCGGGTCGACGATCAGCCGGCCCGCCGCCAGGTCGACCTCGGGCACCAGGACCTTGACGAACGGGATGAGCGCCTCGTCCGCCCCGCTCCGCCGCACCACCAGGAGGTCCTGGCCGTGGTGCAGGACGTCGGTGACCTCGCCCACGGGCTCGCCCGACGTGGTCTCCACCGCCAGCCCGATGAGCTCGTGATCGTGGAACTCGTCGGGGTCGTCAGACGGCACCACGTCGGCCGAGTCGATGACGAGCATGGTGCCCCGCAGCTCCTCCGCCGCGTCGCGGTCGTGGACGCCCTCGAACGCCAGCAGCAGCATGTCCTTGTGCCGGCGGCGGCCCTCGACGACGAGCGGCCCCCTGTCGCCGGGGTCCGTCGTGATCGACGCGCCCACGGCGAAGCGCAGCTCGGGATCGTCGGTGAGCACCTCGACGGTGACTTCACCGCGTACCCCATGTGGACGGCCGATCCGGCCGACGACCAGCTGCAACATGAACTCCTAACGCAAGCGCCCCCATCGGCCGTCAGAGCCGATGAGGGCGCGGAAACCTGACGCTAACGGACTGTTTCGTGCAGATCGAGCAGATCGACCCGCACGTACTTCCCGTCGGCCAGGGCGTTCACAACGGTGCGCAGCGCCTTGGCGGTGCGCCCGCCGCGTCCGATGACCTTGCCCAGGTCCTCGGGGTGCACCCGGACCTCCAGGACGCGCCCGCTGCGAATGCGGCGTGCGCGGACCCGGACATCGTCTGGATGTTCGACGATGCCCTTGACGAGGTGCTCGAGAGCCTCCTCGAGCACGTCAGGCCTCGCCCTCGGCCTGGGTCTCGGCGGGGGCCTCGGCCTCTTCCTTCTTCTTGGCCTTCTTCGGCGTGGTGGCGGCCGTGCCGGTGTCGCCACCGGACAGCGCCTCCTTGGCCGCGGCCTCGTAGAGGGCGTGACGGTCGGGCGCGGGCTCGGCGACCTTCAGGGGCGCCGGAGCGGCCTCGCCCTTGAACTTCTGCCAGTCACCGGTGAGCTTGAGCAGCTTGAGCACGGGCTCGGTCGGCTGCGCGCCGACACCCAGCCAGTAGGCCGCACGCTCAGCGTTGACCTCGATGCGCGAAGGGTTCTCCTTCGGGTGGTACAGGCCGATCTCCTCGATCGCCCGGCCGTCACGCTTGGTGCGGCTGTCAGCGACGACGATGCGGTATTGAGCGTTGCGGATCATTCCGAGCCGCTTGAGCTTGATCTTGACTGCCACTGGTGTGGTCTCTCCTGCATTCGAGCGTGGGTGAACGGCATCTCGCCGAGTGGGGCACGACGGGACGACGCTCCAGGGACAGGCGTGTCCGGCGGGAGGTGAGAGGGCACCCGCCTGGTCACGGTGTTCCAACATGTCATTGTGCCAGATCGACGGCACTGCCATCGACGTCCTGTACGGCGCGGCGCGCGGTCCGCGCCCGAACGCCTCTTGCCCGACGTCACGGACGTGGACACCGTCGGACGCAAGAGACCGACCCACGCGTGGCGGTCTGTGCGAAGGGCATGCCGCCAAGGTGCCACCGCTCGCGCAGCGGCCCGTGCAAGCGGCACGAGGCCGCCACCACAAGGCAGCCCCGCGCGGGAACGGCGCGTCCCCGGAAGGCGAAGCAGCCGGAAGGGCGGCCGCCGGGAGATGAAGGTCCCGGCGGCGGTTTACTTCTGCCCGGGCAGCCGGAGCTTGGACGGGTCGAAGCCCGGCGGCAGCTCCATGCCCGGCGGCAGCTTGCCACCGAGGTTGCCGAGCACGCCACCCTTCTTGGGCTCGTCGGCGGATGCGTCGGCGGGGGCCTTGCCGAGCGCGGCCTTGCGCGGGTCGCCGCTGACGCGCCGCCCCTTCTTGGCCTTCTTCTGCGCCTTGGCCGCCTTGCCACGACCGCCCGGCATGCCCGGGATGCCCATGCCGCCCGCCATCCGCTTCATCATCTTCTGTGCATCGAAGAAGCGGGTGACGAGGTTGCTCACGGCGGTGACCGAGACGCCGGAGCCGGCCGCGATGCGGGCCCGGCGCGAGCCGTTAATGATCTTGGGGTCCTGGCGCTCGCCGGGCGTCATCGAGCGGATGATGGCGGCGATGCGGTCGAGGTCGCGGTCGTCGATGGAGTTGAGCTGATCGCGCATCTGCCCCATGCCGGGCATCATGCCCAGCAGGTTTTTGATGGGCCCCATCTTCTGGACCATCATCATCTGCTCGAGGAAGTCCTCGAGCGTGAAGTTCTCGCCCGAGGTGAGCTTGCTCGCCATCTTGGCGGCCTGCTCCTCGTCGAACGTCTTCTGGGCCTGCTCGATCAGGGTGAGGATGTCACCCATGTCGAGGATGCGGGAGGCCATCCGGTCGGGGTGGAAGGCGTCGAAGTCTTCCAGCTTCTCGCCCATGGAGGCGAACATGATCGGCCGGCCCGTGATGTGCCGGACCGAGAGGGCGGCGCCACCCCGGGCGTCGCCGTCGAGCTTGGTCAGCACGACCCCGTCGAAGCCGACGCCGTCCATGAACGCCTGCGCCGTCGTGACGGCGTCCTGGCCGATCATGGCGTCGACCACGAACAGGACCTCGTCGGGCGAGACCGCGTCGCGGATGTCGGCGGCCTGCTTCATCATCTCCTGGTCGATGCCCAGGCGGCCGGCGGTGTCGATGATGACGATGTCGTGCTGCAGGCGCCTGGCCTCGTCGACCGACCTGCGGGAGACCTCGATCGGGTCGCCCACGCCGTTGCCCGGCTCGGGGGCGTAGACCGCGACCTGGGCGCGCTCGCCCACGACCTGGAGCTGCTGGACGGCGTTGGGGCGCTGCAGGTCGGCGGCGACGAGCAGGGGCGCGTGCCCCTGCTCGCGCAGCCACTTGGCGAGCTTGCCCGCCAGGGTCGTCTTACCCGAGCCCTGCAGACCCGCGAGCATGATGACGGTCGGCGGCGTCTTCGCCAGGCGGAGCCTGCGGGTCTCGCCGCCGAGGATCGCGATCAGCTCGTCATTGACGATCTTGACGACCTGCTGCGCCGGGTTGAGCGCCTGGGAGACCTCGGCGCCGCGGGCGCGCTCCTTGACCTGGGCGACGAACGCCTTGACCACCGGGAGAGCGACATCGGCCTCCAGCAGGGCGATGCGGATCTCGCGGGTGGTGGCGTCGATGTCGGCATCGGACAGCCGGCCTTTGGACCTGAGGGAGGAGAAGACCGATGTCAACCGGTCGGAAAGCGTCTCGAACACGTGGTTGGCCAGTCCTCGAAGCGAATGAACGTCTAAGACTCCAGCCTATCCGCTCCGTTAGCCGCTCCAGCCTGGCACGGCCATGCGGACTGTGAGAGCGTGCTCGACCAGGTTGATCAGCGCGCTCTTGACCGAGTCCTTGGAGCGGGCGTCGAGGCGCACCATCGGGATGTGCGGCGCCAGAGTGAGCGCGTCGCGCACCTCGGCGTCGCTGTGCCCGTAGACGCCGTCCCATCCGTTCACCCCCACGATGAACGGCAGCTGGGCCTCCTCGAAGTAGTCGATCGCCGGGAAGCTGTCCGCCAGACGCCGGGTGTCCACGAGCACGACCGCGCCGATCGCACCGCGGACCAGGTCGTCCCACATGAACCAGAACCGGTGCTGTCCGGGCGTGCCGAACAGATAGAGGATCAGGTCACGGTCGAGCGAGACCCGGCCGAAGTCCATGGCGACGGTCGTGGTCGACTTCAGCGGCGTCATGCCCAGGTCGTCGATGCCCTTGGAGGCGTCGGTCATGACGGCCTCCGTCGTCAACGGCATGATCTCCGACACCGCGCCGACGAACGTCGTCTTGCCCACCCCGAATCCGCCGGCGACCACGATCTTCGTCGAGGTCAAACCGGGGCTAGAGCCTGCGAAGTCCACTGAGCACCCTTTCCAGCAGGTTGACGTCCGGTCTACCCGCATCCAGCTGCGGCTGATGCACCCGAACCAGGCCTTCCGCCGCCATATCCGCGATCAGAACACGCACCACACCGAGCGGGATCCGCAGCAGCGCCGAGACCTCGGCCACCGACCTGACCTGCAGGCAAAGCTGGCTGATCGCTTTGTACTCGGGGGTGATGTGCGAGAACTCCCGGTGCTCGGCGGTCGCCGAGGACACCAGCGCCTCCATGGCCAGCTTGACCTTGGGCGCGGTACGCCCGCCGGTGACGGCATAGGGCCGTACCGGCGAGGCGGGGTCAGCGCTGGGAGGCGGTGTGGGAGGAGGCTGCCAGCTCGGCGGCGGAGGCTGCCAGCTCCCACTGTTCTGGGAGTCCCATGCACCGCTGTTATGGGAGTCCCAGCCGCCGCTGTTCCATCTGGGGTCTGTCACTTACATCACCTGGTCTGGCTGGCGCGCAGTTCGGCCCGCACAGCCGGAGTCAGCACCTGACCGGCGCGATCAACCATCAGCGTCATCTGGTACGCCACCAGCCCCATGTCACAGTCAGGGGACGCCAGCACCGCGAGGCACGAGCCGTCACTGATCGACATGGTGAGCATCAGGCCGTGCTGCATCTCCACGATCGTCTGGTTGACCGCGCCGCCCTCGAACACCCTGGCGGCGCCGTGC
This genomic interval from Nonomuraea helvata contains the following:
- a CDS encoding DUF742 domain-containing protein, coding for MTDPRWNSGGWDSHNSGAWDSQNSGSWQPPPPSWQPPPTPPPSADPASPVRPYAVTGGRTAPKVKLAMEALVSSATAEHREFSHITPEYKAISQLCLQVRSVAEVSALLRIPLGVVRVLIADMAAEGLVRVHQPQLDAGRPDVNLLERVLSGLRRL
- a CDS encoding roadblock/LC7 domain-containing protein, translated to MNDLSHAARGVDWLITDFVSTVPGVAHAVVVSSDGLPLAASSGFPADRADQLAAIASGLVSLTHGAARVFEGGAVNQTIVEMQHGLMLTMSISDGSCLAVLASPDCDMGLVAYQMTLMVDRAGQVLTPAVRAELRASQTR